The following coding sequences lie in one Camelus bactrianus isolate YW-2024 breed Bactrian camel chromosome 8, ASM4877302v1, whole genome shotgun sequence genomic window:
- the DSE gene encoding dermatan-sulfate epimerase isoform X2, translating into MYETSYRRGWGFQYLHNHQPTNCMALLTGSLVLMNQGYLQEAYLWTKQVLTIMEKSLVLLREVTDGSLYEGVAYGSYTTRSLFQYMFLVQRHFDINHFGHPWLKQHFAFMYRTILPGFQRTVAIADSNYNWFYGPESQLVFLDKFVMRNGSGNWLADQIRKNRVLEGPGTPSKGQRWCTLHTEFLWYDASLKSVPPPDFGTPTLHYFEDWGVVTYGSALPAEINRSFLSFKSGKLGGRAIYDIVHRNKYKDWIKGWRNFNAGHEHPDQNSFTFAPNGVPFITEALYGPKYTFFNNVLMFSPAVSKSCFSPWEGQVTEDCSSKWSKYKHDLAASCQGRVVAAVEKNGVVFIRGEGVGAYNPQLNLKNVERNLILLHPQLLLLVDQIHLGEDSPLETAASFFHNVDFPFEETVIDGVHGAFIRQRDGLYKMYWMDDTGYSEKGTFASVTYPRGYPYNGTNYVNVTMHLRSPITRAAYLFIGPSVDVQSFSIHGDAQQLDVFIATSEHAYTTYLWTGETTGQSAFAQVIADHHKILFDRSSAIKSPIIPEEKDYAALVDQNLQRFKPVFQLLEKQILSRVRNTASFRKTAERLLRFSDKRQTEEAIDRIFAISQQQQQQSKSKKNRRVGKRYKFVDTVPDIFAQIEVNEKKIRQKAQILAQKELPIDEDEEMKDLLDFADVTYEKHKNGDLMEGRFGQARMVTTTRSRAPALSASYTRLFLILNIAIFFVMLAMQLTYFQRAQSLHGQRCLYAVLLIDSCILLWLYSSCSQSQC; encoded by the exons ATGTATGAAACTTCATACAGGAGAGGATGGGGATTTCAGTACCTGCACAATCATCAGCCCACCAACTGCATGGCCTTGCTCACAGGAAGCCTAGTTCTGATGAATCAAG GGTATCTTCAGGAAGCTTACTTATGGACCAAACAAGTTCTGACCATCATGGAGAAGTCTCTGGTCTTGCTCCGAGAGGTGACAGACGGCTCCCTCTATGAAGGAGTTGCGTATGGCAGCTACACCACTAGATCACTCTTCCAGTATATGTTTCTCGTTCAGAGGCACTTTGACATCAACCACTTTGGCCACCCATGGCTTAAACAACACTTTGCTTTTATGTATAGAACCATCCTACCAG GGTTTCAAAGAACTGTGGCTATTGCAGACTCAAATTACAACTGGTTTTATGGTCCAGAAAGCCAATTAGTGTTCCTGGACAAATTTGTCATGCGTAACGGCAGTGGTAACTGGTTGGCTGACCAGATCAGAAAGAACCGTGTGCTGGAAGGTCCAGGGACACCATCCAAAGGGCAGCGCTGGTGTACTCTTCACACGGAATTTCTCTG gTATGATGCCAGCTTGAAGTCTGTTCCCCCTCCAGATTTTGGCACTCCAACATTGCATTATTTTGAAGACTGGGGTGTTGTGACTTACGGAAGTGCACTGCCTGCAGAAATCAATagatctttcctttccttcaagTCGGGAAAACTTGGAGGACGTGCAATATATGACATTGTCCACAGAAACAAATACAAAGACTGGATCAAAGGCTGGAGAAACTTTAATGCAGGACATGAACATCCTGATCAAAACTCATTTACTTTTGCTCCCAATGGTGTGCCTTTCATTACTGAGGCTCTCTACGGGCCAAAGTACACCTTTTTCAACAACGTTTTGATGTTTTCCCCAGCTGTGTCCAAGAGCTGCTTTTCTCCCTGGGAGGGTCAGGTCACAGAAGACTGCTCATCAAAGTGGTCTAAGTACAAGCATGACCTGGCAGCTAGCTGTCAGGGGAGAGTGGTTGCTGCAGTGGAGAAAAATGGGGTGGTTTTCATCcgaggagagggtgtgggagcTTACAACCCCCAGCTCAATCTGAAGAACGTTGAGAGGAATCTGATCCTCCTGCACCCGCAGCTTCTCCTTCTTGTGGATCAGATACACCTGGGAGAGGACAGCCCCCTGGAGACAGCTGCAAGCTTCTTTCACAATGTGGATTTTCCTTTTGAGGAGACAGTGATAGATGGAGTCCATGGGGCTTTCATCAGGCAGCGAGATGGCCTCTATAAAATGTACTGGATGGATGATACCGGCTACAGTGAGAAAGGCACCTTTGCTTCAGTGACGTACCCCCGGGGCTATCCCTACAACGGGACCAACTATGTGAATGTCACCATGCACCTCCGAAGTCCCATCACCAGGGCAGCTTACCTCTTCATAGGGCCATCCGTCGATGTTCAGAGCTTCAGCATCCACGGAGACGCTCAACAACTGGATGTGTTCATAGCCACCAGTGAGCACGCCTACACCACTTACCTGTGGACAGGTGAGACCACAGGACAGTCTGCCTTTGCACAGGTCATTGCCGACCATCATAAAATTCTGTTTGACCGGAGTTCAGCCATCAAGAGCCCCATCATCCCTGAGGAGAAGGACTATGCTGCTCTTGTGGACCAGAACCTGCAGCGTTTTAAGCCAGTGTTCCAGCTGCTGGAGAAGCAGATCCTGTCCCGAGTCCGGAACACAGCCAGCTTTAGGAAGACTGCTGAGCGCCTACTGAGGTTTTCAGATAAGAGGCAGACTGAGGAGGCCATCGACAGGATTTTTGCCAtctcacagcagcagcagcagcaaagcaAGTCCAAGAAAAACCGAAGGGTTGGCAAACGCTATAAATTTGTGGATACTGTCCCTGATATTTTTGCACAGATTGAAGTCAATGAAAAAAAGATTCGACAGAAAGCTCAGATTTTGGCACAGAAGGAGCTGCCCATagatgaagatgaagaaatgaaagaccttttagattttgcagatgtgaCGTATGAGAAACACAAAAACGGTGATTTGATGGAAGGCCGGTTTGGACAGGCTCGGATGGTGACAACTACTCGCAGCAGAGCCCCGGCACTGTCTGCTTCGTATACCAGACTGTTTCTGATTCTGAACATTGCTATTTTCTTTGTCATGTTGGCAATGCAACTGACTTATTTCCAGAGGGCCCAGAGCCTACATGGCCAAAGATGTCTCTACGCAGTCCTTCTGATAGATAGCTGTATTTTATTATGGTTGTACTCTTCTTGTTCCCAGTCACAGTGTTAG
- the CALHM6 gene encoding calcium homeostasis modulator protein 6 isoform X2, whose amino-acid sequence MVFFEQPCAPLPCQSTWWSLSKNLTLLQVTGWVLIAVVIVVLLICTSVSRCLSPVSFLQLKFWKIYVEQEQEILKAQATEHATELARENIKCFFECSHPKEYNIPSIKDWQQISSLYTFNPKEQYYSTLHKYVNRKEKTQSIGSSEGDAVVPVLGFVDSPGIKSTTDL is encoded by the exons ATGGTGTTTTTTGAACAACCATGTGCCCCTCTCCCCTGCCAATCAACTTGGTGGTCACTGAGTAAAAATTTGACACTATTACAG GTGACGGGCTGGGTCCTGATAGCAGTGGTTATCGTCGTGCTCCTGATTTGTACCTCTGTCAGCCGATGCCTATCTCCAGTTAGTTTCCTGCAGCTGAAATTTTGGAAAATCTATGTGGAACAGGAGCAGGAGATCCTTAAAGCTCAAGCCACAGAGCATGCAACCGAATTGGCAAGAGAAAATATCAAATGTTTCTTTGAGTGCTCACATCCAAAGGAATACAACATTCCAAGCATTAAAGACTGGCAGCAAATTTCGTCACTGTATACTTTCAATCCCAAGGAACAGTACTATAGCACGCTGCACAAATATGTTAACAGAAAAGAGAAGACTCAGAGTATCGGATCTTCTGAAGGAGATGCAGTGGTTCCTGTTCTTGGCTTTGTAGATTCACCTGGTATAAAGAGCACTACTGACTTATGA
- the CALHM6 gene encoding calcium homeostasis modulator protein 6 isoform X1: MIDLTPDPADDSRSRAAKRQKHPGLSTAPWAGRPMEKFRAVLDLHLKHHSTLGYCLVTLLTAGCERIFSTAVFQCPCSATWNLPYGLVFLLVPALALFLLGYVLSSRTWRLLTGCCAPGARTACGAGLRVTLVCAQLSAAAAVAPLTWVSVALLGGAFYECAASGSPVLARRLCLGRDPDCAVQLPLVPCQQAKAPDVQDLRKELIAQSQVTGWVLIAVVIVVLLICTSVSRCLSPVSFLQLKFWKIYVEQEQEILKAQATEHATELARENIKCFFECSHPKEYNIPSIKDWQQISSLYTFNPKEQYYSTLHKYVNRKEKTQSIGSSEGDAVVPVLGFVDSPGIKSTTDL; this comes from the exons ATGATAGACCTGACCCCAGACCCTGCAGATGATTCGAGGAGCCGGGCAGCGAAGAGGCAGAAGCATCCGGGCCTGTCCACGGCGCCTTGGGCTGGGAGACCCATGGAGAAGTTTCGGGCGGTGCTGGACCTCCACCTCAAGCATCACAGCACGCTGGGCTACTGCCTGGTGACCCTGCTGACGGCGGGCTGCGAGCGCATCTTCTCCACCGCGGTGTTCCAGTGCCCGTGCAGCGCTACCTGGAACCTGCCCTACGGCCTGGTCTTCCTGCTGGTGCCGGCGCTGGCGCTCTTCCTCCTGGGCTACGTGCTGAGCTCGCGCACCTGGCGCCTGCTGACCGGCTGCTGCGCGCCGGGCGCCCGCACGGCCTGCGGCGCGGGGCTCCGGGTCACCCTGGTGTGCGCGCAGCTCAGCGCGGCCGCCGCCGTCGCGCCGCTCACCTGGGTGTCGGTGGCGCTGCTCGGGGGCGCCTTCTACGAGTGCGCCGCCAGCGGAAGCCCGGTCCTGGCGCGGCGCCTGTGCCTCGGCCGCGACCCGGACTGCGCCGTCCAGCTGCCGCTGGTGCCCTGCCAGCAGGCCAAGGCGCCCGACGTGCAGGACCTGCGGAAGGAGCTCATTGCCCAGTCGCAG GTGACGGGCTGGGTCCTGATAGCAGTGGTTATCGTCGTGCTCCTGATTTGTACCTCTGTCAGCCGATGCCTATCTCCAGTTAGTTTCCTGCAGCTGAAATTTTGGAAAATCTATGTGGAACAGGAGCAGGAGATCCTTAAAGCTCAAGCCACAGAGCATGCAACCGAATTGGCAAGAGAAAATATCAAATGTTTCTTTGAGTGCTCACATCCAAAGGAATACAACATTCCAAGCATTAAAGACTGGCAGCAAATTTCGTCACTGTATACTTTCAATCCCAAGGAACAGTACTATAGCACGCTGCACAAATATGTTAACAGAAAAGAGAAGACTCAGAGTATCGGATCTTCTGAAGGAGATGCAGTGGTTCCTGTTCTTGGCTTTGTAGATTCACCTGGTATAAAGAGCACTACTGACTTATGA